One genomic segment of Hevea brasiliensis isolate MT/VB/25A 57/8 chromosome 3, ASM3005281v1, whole genome shotgun sequence includes these proteins:
- the LOC110646612 gene encoding cytochrome P450 94C1-like, giving the protein MEIEASFWLLEALRSIYFFLLLAIITFFLLSLAIYSLRLKLWCNCEICNAYLTLSWTNQFNNLCDWYAHLLKNSATKTIHIHVLGNTITANPENVEYMLKTRFDNYPKGKPFSTILGDFLGRGIFNVDGDLWRFQRKMASLELDRFSIRAYAFEIVCYEIKDRLIPLLSSVSGKGDGVLDLQDVFRRFSFDSICRFSFGLDPRCLEITLPMSDFAVAFDLASKLSAERAMTVSPLVWKIKRKLNLGTEKKMKEAIKLINILAQEVIRQKRKMGFLSHKDLLSRFMHSVNDDTFLRDIVISFLLAGRDTVASALTSFFWLLAKYPQVGSAILEEADRVLGPNQELTSYEQLRDLHYLQAVVYESMRLYPPIQFDSKFCEEDDILPDGTLVKKGTRVTYHSYAMGRIEELWGPDCLEFKPERWLRDDDGTFFPENPFKYPVFQAGLRVCLGKEMALLELKCVAISLLRRFQIQLVPSYHTPRFSPGLTATFSGGLPVLVREKEPTVHQSS; this is encoded by the coding sequence ATGGAGATTGAAGCTTCCTTCTGGCTTTTAGAAGCTCTCCGTTCCATCTACTTCTTTCTTTTATTGGCCATCATAACTTTCTTTCTTTTGTCTCTCGCAATCTACTCACTGAGATTAAAGCTCTGGTGCAATTGTGAGATATGCAATGCTTATCTCACCCTGAGTTGGACCAACCAATTCAATAACCTTTGTGATTGGTATGCTCATCTTCTAAAGAACTCCGCCACCAAAACAATCCATATACATGTTCTTGGCAATACCATTACAGCTAACCCAGAAAACGTTGAGTATATGCTCAAAACGAGATTTGATAATTACCCAAAAGGGAAACCTTTCTCGACCATCTTGGGTGACTTTTTGGGTCGAGGTATATTCAACGTTGATGGTGACTTGTGGAGGTTTCAGCGTAAGATGGCTAGTCTCGAGCTGGATAGGTTCTCTATAAGAGCATATGCATTTGAGATCGTTTGTTATGAGATTAAGGATCGCCTAATTCCACTGTTATCATCAGTTTCAGGGAAAGGAGATGGGGTATTGGATTTACAAGACGTGTTTCGAAGATTTTCTTTCGATAGTATATGCCGATTTTCGTTTGGTTTAGACCCCAGATGCTTAGAGATTACACTACCCATGTCAGATTTCGCTGTTGCCTTTGACCTAGCATCGAAATTATCAGCCGAGAGAGCCATGACTGTTTCTCCACTTGTTTGGAAGATCAAACGGAAGCTGAATTTAGGGACagagaagaaaatgaaagaagctATCAAGTTGATCAATATTTTAGCCCAAGAGGTGATAAGGCAAAAGCGTAAAATGGGATTCCTATCTCACAAGGATCTTTTATCTCGCTTTATGCATAGTGTGAACGATGACACTTTTTTGAGAGATATTGTCATAAGTTTCCTCTTGGCTGGCCGAGACACGGTAGCTTCAGCCTTAACCAGCTTTTTCTGGCTACTGGCCAAGTATCCACAAGTAGGATCAGCAATACTTGAAGAGGCAGATAGAGTTCTTGGACCGAACCAAGAGCTCACAAGCTATGAACAACTGAGAGATCTCCATTATTTACAAGCAGTTGTTTACGAAAGTATGAGACTGTATCCACCAATCCAATTTGATTCCAAGTTTTGTGAAGAAGATGATATTTTACCAGATGGGACTTTGGTGAAGAAAGGAACAAGGGTTACTTACCATTCATATGCAATGGGAAGGATTGAAGAACTCTGGGGTCCAGATTGCTTAGAATTCAAACCAGAGAGGTGGTTGAGAGATGATGACGGTACCTTCTTCCCTGAAAATCCTTTTAAGTATCCAGTTTTCCAAGCAGGACTAAGGGTCTGTTTGGGCAAAGAAATGGCTTTACTGGAGCTTAAATGTGTGGCTATTTCATTGCTTCGACGATTCCAAATCCAATTAGTGCCCTCATATCACACTCCACGATTCTCCCCAGGGCTGACAGCCACTTTCAGCGGTGGGCTCCCGGTTCTGGTTCGAGAAAAAGAACCTACTGTTCATCAATCATCATAG